The proteins below come from a single Eucalyptus grandis isolate ANBG69807.140 chromosome 3, ASM1654582v1, whole genome shotgun sequence genomic window:
- the LOC104438632 gene encoding LOW QUALITY PROTEIN: putative clathrin assembly protein At2g25430 (The sequence of the model RefSeq protein was modified relative to this genomic sequence to represent the inferred CDS: inserted 2 bases in 1 codon; deleted 2 bases in 2 codons), with the protein MVKMSQSTIRKTLEAVKDQTSIRPAKVTSNMTPELEVNIVKATSHDDDPVDEKYIRRILNLTSYSRRYVHACVSVLLKRLSKTHDYIVALKSLVVIHRLLNDGDPIFHEEIMYATRRGARLLNLSDFRDEAHSSSWDHSAFVRTYAMHLDQRLELILFNRKSGGGRQSSGSANGGGSVHSEDMYGNRDDFRSPPPRGNDYDYGDYRGEYGNYGGMRRSRSYGDMSDGVAVKEGKEERRVVTPLKEMKPERIFGKMGHLQRLLDWFLACRPTGLAKNSRLILVALYPVVKESFQVYADICEVLAVLLDKFFDMEDHDCIKAFDAYASAAKQIDELIAFYNWCKDTGVARSSEYPEVQRITSKLLETLEEFVRDRAKRPKSPERREELPHVAQEEEPVPDMNEIKALPPPENYTPAPXPEPKPEPPKPQVTEDLVDLRDNGVTADDQGNKFALALFAGPPANTGNGSWEAFPSNGEPKVTSAWQTPAAESGKEDWELALVETASNLSKQKAALGGGLDPLLLNGMYDQGMVRQHVSTAQLTGGNASSVALPGLGKRATPVFALPATDGTVRTVNQDPFAASLSIPPPSYVQVAEMEKKRHLVVQEQQLWQQYATEGMRGQATLAKIGGTGYYAPGPPVMPYGMPPVNGMGPPTGYYYSPY; encoded by the exons ATGGTGAAGATGTCTCAAAGCACGATCCGCAAAACGCTGGAGGCTGTCAAGGACCAGACAAGCATCAGGCCTGCGAAGGTCACGAGCAACATGACGCCAGAGCTGGAAGTAAATATCGTGAAAGCCACGAGCCATGATGATGATCCTGTGGATGAGAAATACATTCGTCGGATCTTGAATTTGACTTCATACTCACGCAGATACGTTCATGCATGTGTTTCTGTGCTTTTGAAGCGACTGAGCAAGACACATGACTATATTGTGGCTCTCAAATCCCTAGTGGTCATCCATCGTTTGTTGAATGATGGTGACCCAATTTTTCACGAGGAGATAATGTATGCGACCAGGCGTGGTGCTAGGTTGTTGAATTTGTCTGATTTTAGAGATGAGGCTCACTCTAGTTCATGGGACCACTCGGCTTTTGTGAGGACTTATGCTATGCATTTGGATCAGAGGCTCGAGTTGATTCTGTTTAATAGAAAGAGCGGCGGTGGCAGGCAGTCC AGTGGAAGTGCTAATGGTGGCGGTAGTGTTCACAGTGAGGATATGTATGGGAATCGAGATGATTTTCGGTCTCCACCACCCAGAGGGAATGATTATGATTATGGTGATTATAGAGGAGAATATGGTAATTATGGGGGGATGAGAAGGTCAAGGTCATATGGGGATATGAGCGATGGTGTGGCTgtgaaagaagggaaagaagagagaagggtaGTGACTCCACTGAAGGAAATGAAGCCAGAAaggatttttggcaaaatgggCCACTTGCAGAGGCTATTGGACTGGTTCTTGGCGTGTAGGCCCACTGGTCTGGCAAAGAATAGCAGGTTGATCTTAGTTGCATTGTACCCTGTTGTGAAGGAGAGTTTTCAGGTATATGCTGATATCTGTGAGGTTTTGGCTGTTTTGCTTGATAAGTTTTTCGATATGGAGGACCACGATTGCATCAAGGCTTTTGATGCTTATGCTAGTGCCGCTAAGCAAATTGATGAGTTGATTGCATTCTACAATTGGTGTAAGGATACAGGGGTGGCAAGATCATCCGAATATCCTGAAGTGCAAAGGATTACCAGTAAGTTGTTGGAGACATTGGAGGAGTTTGTGAGGGATAGAGCAAAGAGACCTAAGAGCccagagagaagggaagaattGCCCCATGTGGCTCAGGAGGAGGAGCCTGTGCCAGATATGAATGAGATAAAGGCATTGCCTCCACCAGAGAATTATACTCCTGCACC CCCAGAGCCAAAACCGGAGCCACCAAAGCCACAAGTGACGGAGGATTTGGTGGATCTGAGGGATAATGGAGTTACTGCTGATGATCAAGGTAATAAATTTGCATTGGCTCTATTTGCGGGGCCACCAGCTAATACAGGGAATGGTTCGTGGGAAGCATTCCCTTCTAATGGTGAACCAAAAGTGACTTCTGCTTGGCAAACCCCAGCTGCCGAATCTGGCAAGGAAGATTGGGAATTGGCTTTGGTGGAGACTGCTAGTAACTTGTCAAAGCAGAAAGCGGCTTTAGGTGGTGGTCTTGATCCATTGCTACTGAATGGCATGTATGACCAGGGAATGGTGAGGCAACATGTGAGCACTGCTCAATTGACTGGAGGTAATGCGAGCAGTGTTGCCCTACCTGGCCTTGGAAAGAGGGCAACCCCAGTATTTGCTCTT CCTGCAACCGATGGAACTGTCCGAACAGTTAACCAGGACCCCTTTGCTGCATCATTGAGCATCCCTCCTCCTTCATATGTGCAGGTGGCAGAAATGGAGAAGAAACGGCATTTGGTTGTGCAGGAGCAACAACTATGGCAGCAGTATGCTACGGAGGGGATGCGAGGTCAAGCCACTTTGGCCAAGATTGGTGGGACGGGTTACTATGCACCAGGTCCTCCTGTGATGCCTTACGGCATGCCACCAGTCAATGGGATGGGACCACCAACTGGGTATTATTATTCTCCTTACTGA